A single genomic interval of Saccharothrix saharensis harbors:
- a CDS encoding glycosyltransferase family 4 protein produces the protein MSIVHVTDCFLPRLGGIEVQVAGLAREQARAGEDVHVVTATRDAAPGDGYEVHRIAVRLPWDLPVHPRAGSHLDRVIAARWPSVVYVHVGAISPFAWSGVRSALRLGLPAVVVVHSMWDPVVQRCYRALDRLASWSTARVAVAAVSRAAADRVRAVVPGLPVAVVPNGIVPSAWRGLPTQRPDDAVHVVSVGRLAARKEPMALLRALRAVSSDVRLRATVAGAGPEMAVLRRYVERHGMGWVSLPGRLDRQGVGHLLAGADVFVNPAVREAFGLAALEARTAGVPVVARPGTGVADFVRDGVEGLLTHDLAAGIARLAHDREERLRIAAHNRTTEPTHCTWPRVLAALRSCAARV, from the coding sequence GGTGCAGGTGGCCGGGTTGGCCCGCGAGCAGGCGCGCGCCGGGGAGGACGTGCACGTGGTGACCGCGACCAGGGACGCGGCACCGGGGGACGGGTACGAGGTGCACCGGATCGCCGTGCGGCTGCCGTGGGACCTGCCCGTGCACCCGCGGGCGGGCTCGCACCTCGACCGGGTGATCGCCGCGCGGTGGCCGTCGGTGGTGTACGTGCACGTCGGCGCGATCTCGCCGTTCGCCTGGTCGGGGGTGCGGTCGGCACTGCGGCTCGGCCTGCCCGCGGTGGTCGTGGTGCACAGCATGTGGGACCCGGTGGTGCAGCGGTGCTACCGGGCGCTGGACCGGCTGGCGTCGTGGAGCACGGCGCGGGTGGCGGTGGCGGCGGTGAGCCGTGCGGCGGCGGACCGGGTGCGGGCGGTCGTCCCCGGGTTGCCGGTGGCGGTGGTGCCGAACGGGATCGTGCCGTCGGCGTGGCGCGGGTTACCGACGCAGCGGCCGGACGACGCCGTGCACGTGGTGTCGGTGGGTCGGCTGGCGGCGCGCAAGGAGCCCATGGCGTTGCTGCGGGCGTTGCGGGCGGTGTCGTCGGACGTCCGGCTGCGGGCGACGGTGGCCGGGGCGGGGCCGGAGATGGCTGTCCTGCGGCGGTACGTCGAGCGGCACGGGATGGGGTGGGTGAGCCTGCCCGGGCGGCTGGACCGGCAGGGGGTGGGTCACCTGCTGGCCGGGGCGGACGTGTTCGTGAACCCGGCGGTGCGGGAGGCGTTCGGGCTGGCGGCGCTGGAGGCGCGGACGGCGGGGGTGCCGGTGGTGGCGCGGCCGGGGACGGGGGTGGCGGACTTCGTGCGCGACGGGGTGGAGGGGCTGCTGACGCACGACCTGGCGGCGGGGATCGCGCGCCTGGCGCACGACCGGGAGGAACGCCTGCGGATCGCGGCGCACAACCGGACCACCGAACCGACCCACTGCACGTGGCCGCGGGTGCTGGCGGCGCTGCGCTCGTGCGCGGCGCGGGTGTGA
- a CDS encoding Uma2 family endonuclease, translating into MIKSIVEVGTMSAALKEETQARLEGAALPNPLIGPHTIQEWIELPSPEDGSSVELIFGHFHVDPPPSGEHQLAVTRLIRPFEDSISAAGRTDLYAVIGVGVKISSTLRNGSIPDVVIMDRPPAGASFPAEALRLAVEVWSPGNDRNEREAKVVAYAAAGVPFLWTISRKGDHPGLELIAHRLHEGQYVLENTVRAAGAATITAAPVPITLDSADLVF; encoded by the coding sequence ATGATCAAGTCGATCGTGGAGGTTGGAACCATGTCCGCAGCGCTGAAGGAAGAGACCCAGGCGCGACTGGAAGGGGCCGCCCTGCCGAACCCGTTGATCGGCCCGCACACCATTCAGGAATGGATCGAGCTGCCCTCCCCGGAGGACGGTTCGAGCGTCGAGCTGATCTTCGGACACTTCCACGTGGATCCCCCTCCTTCCGGCGAGCACCAGCTCGCGGTGACCCGTCTCATCCGGCCGTTCGAGGATTCGATCTCCGCGGCCGGCCGGACAGACCTCTACGCGGTGATCGGCGTGGGAGTGAAGATCTCCTCCACTCTCCGCAACGGTTCCATCCCCGATGTGGTGATCATGGACCGGCCGCCCGCCGGTGCGAGCTTCCCCGCCGAGGCGCTGCGACTGGCGGTCGAGGTCTGGTCACCGGGTAACGACCGGAACGAACGCGAAGCGAAGGTGGTCGCCTACGCCGCTGCCGGCGTGCCGTTCCTCTGGACGATCAGCCGCAAGGGTGATCATCCCGGGCTGGAGCTGATCGCGCACCGGTTGCACGAGGGCCAGTACGTGCTGGAGAACACCGTCCGGGCCGCCGGAGCCGCGACCATCACCGCCGCGCCCGTCCCGATCACGCTCGACTCGGCCGACCTCGTCTTCTAG
- a CDS encoding S8 family peptidase: MGDVRASRTRRLAGVGLATGTAFAVTAALTTFTSAAAEGQILGADAPNAVKDSYIVVLKDMSTSSVGTLSGKYQANVKHTYTSALRGFSATMTEAQARKLAADPSVSYVQQDGEVKISGTQAPTPSWGLDRVDQAALPLDNSYTYPNEGAGVTAYIIDTGIRFSHSDFGGRAVTGRDTVDNDNDATDCNGHGTHVAGTVAGSAYGVAKKAKLVGVRVLNCAGSGTYAGVIAGIDWVTANAAKPAVANMSLGGGADAAVDQAVRNSIASGVTYGLAAGNDSGANACNTSPARTAEAITVGSTTNTDARSSFSNIGTCLDIFAPGSSITSAWHTNDTATNTISGTSMATPHVVGAAAVYLAANPTATPQQVRDALVNGATNGVVGNAGTGSPNKLLRVIGSSTPQPGNCAAKTNATDVAVPDLGTATSPISVTDCAGKAGSTATVEVHVKHTYRGDLAIDLITPSGAVKQLKVTSGSDSADNVDATYTLNLSAENANGTWQLRVRDAYSQDTGYIDTWTLDL, translated from the coding sequence ATGGGAGACGTTCGCGCGTCCAGGACGAGACGGCTGGCCGGTGTCGGGCTGGCCACGGGCACGGCGTTCGCGGTCACGGCCGCACTGACCACCTTCACCTCCGCCGCCGCGGAGGGACAGATCCTCGGGGCCGACGCGCCCAACGCGGTCAAGGACAGCTACATCGTCGTGCTGAAGGACATGAGCACGAGCAGCGTCGGGACGTTGAGCGGCAAGTACCAGGCGAACGTCAAGCACACGTACACGAGCGCGCTGCGCGGCTTCTCGGCCACCATGACCGAGGCGCAGGCCCGCAAGCTCGCCGCCGACCCGTCGGTGTCGTACGTGCAGCAGGACGGCGAGGTGAAGATCTCCGGCACGCAGGCGCCGACCCCGTCGTGGGGTCTGGACCGGGTCGACCAGGCCGCGCTGCCGCTGGACAACTCCTACACCTACCCGAACGAGGGCGCGGGCGTCACCGCCTACATCATCGACACGGGCATCCGGTTCTCGCACAGCGACTTCGGCGGTCGCGCCGTGACCGGCCGCGACACCGTCGACAACGACAACGACGCCACCGACTGCAACGGCCACGGCACGCACGTCGCCGGCACGGTCGCGGGCTCGGCCTACGGCGTGGCGAAGAAGGCCAAGCTCGTCGGCGTGCGGGTGCTGAACTGCGCCGGCTCCGGCACGTACGCGGGCGTCATCGCGGGCATCGACTGGGTGACGGCGAACGCGGCCAAGCCGGCGGTGGCGAACATGTCGCTCGGCGGCGGCGCGGACGCCGCGGTCGACCAGGCCGTGCGCAACTCCATCGCGTCGGGTGTGACCTACGGCCTCGCGGCGGGCAACGACAGCGGCGCCAACGCGTGCAACACGTCCCCGGCGCGCACGGCGGAGGCGATCACGGTCGGCTCCACCACGAACACCGACGCCCGGTCGTCGTTCTCCAACATCGGCACCTGCCTGGACATCTTCGCGCCGGGCTCCAGCATCACGTCGGCCTGGCACACCAACGACACCGCCACCAACACGATCAGCGGCACGTCGATGGCGACGCCGCACGTGGTCGGCGCGGCGGCCGTCTACCTGGCCGCGAACCCCACCGCCACGCCGCAGCAGGTCCGTGACGCCCTGGTCAACGGCGCGACGAACGGCGTGGTCGGCAACGCGGGCACCGGTTCGCCGAACAAGCTGCTGCGCGTGATCGGCTCCTCCACCCCGCAGCCGGGCAACTGCGCGGCCAAGACCAACGCGACCGACGTGGCCGTGCCGGACCTGGGCACCGCGACCAGCCCGATCTCCGTGACCGACTGCGCCGGCAAGGCCGGCTCGACCGCCACGGTCGAGGTGCACGTCAAGCACACCTACCGGGGTGACCTGGCGATCGACCTGATCACGCCGAGCGGCGCGGTCAAGCAGCTGAAGGTGACGTCCGGTTCGGACAGCGCGGACAACGTCGACGCCACGTACACGCTGAACCTGTCGGCGGAGAACGCCAACGGCACCTGGCAGCTGCGCGTGCGTGACGCGTACAGCCAGGACACGGGCTACATCGACACCTGGACCCTCGACCTGTAA
- the eccE gene encoding type VII secretion protein EccE: MGRAQAAGGAVRAALLRARRRTAGASLGSLPVANLVVLEVGVAVGLVLIAVGATGDGVAPVPMYVAGGIVLIALILAFTRSRGRWLTQWIGLVFRYAFRSHGRTAKRTGPVEMKPPSEEESSVIGPDDPRVALLRLAVPDLVVARGVDHERRPLGMAWHQGAWTAVLLVDPAPGLITAVGSAPSLPLGALAPTLEDRGVVLDAISVIWHCYPGSAALPSNSPALNSYMEVLGPLPAAARRTTWIAVRLDPRRCAAAIRERGGGVVGAHRALIGALSRVRNALESTGVSIRPLDPDELIRAGISAAELTSVAGSNTSVSLREKWSGVTAGGVGHASYAITGWPSKGMRNNLNALTGVRALSSTLSMTISPSSEQGQVGLRGMVRVSARTPTELDRADDRLKALADKLDITLTPLNGLQVAGLAATLPLGGVA; the protein is encoded by the coding sequence ATGGGACGCGCGCAGGCGGCAGGTGGCGCCGTGCGCGCCGCGCTGCTCCGGGCGCGCCGCCGCACCGCGGGCGCGAGCCTGGGCTCGCTGCCGGTCGCCAACCTGGTTGTCCTCGAGGTCGGCGTCGCGGTCGGCCTGGTCCTGATCGCGGTCGGCGCGACCGGTGACGGCGTCGCGCCCGTGCCGATGTACGTCGCGGGCGGCATCGTGCTGATCGCGTTGATCCTGGCGTTCACCCGGTCCCGGGGTCGCTGGCTGACCCAGTGGATCGGCCTGGTGTTCCGCTACGCGTTCCGCTCGCACGGCCGCACGGCCAAGCGCACCGGCCCGGTGGAGATGAAGCCGCCGTCGGAGGAGGAGTCCTCGGTCATCGGCCCGGACGACCCGCGGGTGGCGTTGCTGCGCCTGGCCGTGCCGGACCTGGTGGTGGCCCGGGGCGTCGACCACGAGCGCCGTCCGCTGGGCATGGCCTGGCACCAGGGCGCGTGGACCGCCGTGCTGCTGGTCGACCCGGCGCCGGGTCTGATCACCGCGGTGGGCAGCGCGCCGTCGTTGCCGCTCGGCGCGCTGGCGCCGACGTTGGAGGACCGCGGTGTGGTGCTCGACGCGATCTCGGTGATCTGGCACTGCTACCCGGGCAGCGCGGCGCTGCCCTCGAACTCGCCCGCGCTCAACTCCTACATGGAGGTGCTCGGCCCGCTGCCCGCGGCGGCGCGTCGGACCACGTGGATCGCGGTGCGGCTGGACCCGCGGCGGTGCGCGGCGGCGATCCGGGAGCGCGGCGGCGGCGTCGTGGGCGCGCACCGGGCGCTGATCGGCGCTCTCTCGCGCGTGCGCAACGCGTTGGAGTCGACGGGCGTGTCGATCCGGCCGCTGGACCCCGACGAGCTGATCCGGGCGGGCATCTCGGCGGCCGAGCTGACCTCGGTGGCCGGGTCGAACACCTCGGTGTCGTTGCGGGAGAAGTGGTCCGGCGTGACGGCGGGCGGCGTGGGCCACGCCAGCTACGCGATCACCGGCTGGCCGTCCAAGGGCATGCGCAACAACCTCAACGCGCTGACCGGCGTGCGCGCGCTGTCCTCGACGCTGTCCATGACGATCTCCCCGAGCAGCGAGCAGGGCCAGGTCGGCCTGCGCGGCATGGTGCGGGTGAGCGCGCGGACGCCGACCGAGCTCGACCGCGCCGACGACCGGCTCAAGGCGCTGGCCGACAAGCTCGACATCACGCTGACCCCGTTGAACGGCCTGCAGGTCGCCGGGCTGGCCGCGACGCTGCCGCTCGGAGGTGTGGCGTGA
- the eccB gene encoding type VII secretion protein EccB codes for MASTPTTKSQVQAYRFVLRRMQSALVRRDAVMLHDPMRTHSRATAVGVLLGVIGLLGFLIFGFFSPDPQVDDQTQIAISKETGQVYVVHTVGSNKTLIPMTNLASARLLLLQRSNPDKGQAAVSGGDAAAGQVNAGPQVAGGEPKLVSEKALAKLPKGRLTGIPDGPDVLPKPADRIGPDWSVCDTLQLDESLNDPSAPGKFTTTVLAGYSGGGELLDGNRALLVRAGTDDKQAYLIYKAPVNSKITSTSTVRAKVDLTNAEVRTALNLSQKKPRAISSGLLNAIPEAKPLVAPEIPGRGQNVNYVQNENLKIGAVIEVRRSGAESEFHVVLKDGLQKISRAAADLLRAAYAQGAEPKLVDIARTNDAPTVDQLDFDDYPPDVPEVLEPNQNNRVICLGWQAQNVTSDNKSQHTKVTIAPSLPIPSNVVPVEINQVGATGEVVSQFVMAPGKSAVVRSATSTQDFDSGPIHLITGRGVKYGVPDVTTSGALGLGADGFSPGPESILRLLPNGPQLNRNDASRSWDSIPVPKNNGVLPEEKAGKQGG; via the coding sequence ATGGCATCAACACCCACCACCAAGTCACAGGTCCAGGCCTACCGCTTCGTGCTGCGCAGGATGCAGTCCGCCCTGGTGCGCAGAGACGCGGTGATGCTGCACGACCCGATGCGCACGCACTCGCGCGCGACCGCGGTGGGCGTCCTGCTCGGCGTCATCGGGTTGCTCGGCTTCCTGATCTTCGGCTTCTTCTCGCCGGACCCGCAGGTCGACGACCAGACGCAGATCGCGATCTCCAAGGAGACCGGCCAGGTCTACGTCGTGCACACGGTCGGCTCGAACAAGACGCTGATCCCGATGACCAACCTCGCGTCCGCCCGGCTGCTGCTGCTCCAGCGGTCCAACCCGGACAAGGGGCAGGCGGCGGTCTCGGGTGGTGACGCGGCGGCGGGCCAGGTCAACGCGGGACCGCAGGTCGCGGGCGGTGAGCCGAAGCTGGTCAGCGAGAAGGCACTGGCGAAGCTGCCCAAGGGGCGGCTGACGGGCATCCCGGACGGGCCGGACGTGCTGCCCAAGCCCGCCGACCGCATCGGGCCGGACTGGTCGGTGTGCGACACGCTGCAGCTGGACGAGTCGCTGAACGACCCGTCCGCGCCGGGCAAGTTCACCACCACCGTCCTCGCGGGCTACAGCGGCGGCGGCGAGCTGCTCGACGGCAACCGGGCCCTGCTGGTGCGCGCGGGCACCGACGACAAGCAGGCGTACCTGATCTACAAGGCCCCGGTGAACTCGAAGATCACCTCGACGTCCACCGTGCGGGCCAAGGTCGACCTGACCAACGCCGAGGTGCGCACCGCGCTCAACCTGAGCCAGAAGAAGCCGCGCGCGATCAGCTCCGGCCTGCTCAACGCGATCCCCGAGGCGAAGCCGTTGGTGGCGCCCGAGATCCCGGGCCGCGGCCAGAACGTGAACTACGTGCAGAACGAGAACCTGAAGATCGGCGCGGTCATCGAGGTCCGCCGCTCCGGTGCGGAGTCCGAGTTCCACGTGGTGCTCAAGGACGGCCTGCAGAAGATCAGCCGGGCCGCGGCCGACCTGCTGCGCGCGGCCTACGCCCAGGGCGCGGAACCCAAGCTGGTCGACATCGCGCGCACCAACGACGCGCCGACCGTGGACCAGCTCGACTTCGACGACTACCCGCCGGACGTGCCCGAGGTGCTGGAGCCGAACCAGAACAACCGGGTGATCTGCCTGGGCTGGCAGGCGCAGAACGTGACGTCGGACAACAAGTCGCAGCACACCAAGGTGACCATCGCGCCGTCCCTGCCGATCCCGTCGAACGTGGTGCCGGTGGAGATCAACCAGGTGGGCGCGACCGGTGAGGTCGTCAGCCAGTTCGTGATGGCGCCGGGCAAGTCGGCCGTGGTGCGCAGCGCGACGTCCACCCAGGACTTCGACAGCGGTCCGATCCACCTGATCACCGGCCGCGGCGTCAAGTACGGCGTCCCGGACGTCACCACCAGCGGCGCGCTCGGGCTCGGCGCGGACGGGTTCTCGCCCGGACCGGAGTCGATCCTGCGGCTGCTGCCCAACGGGCCGCAGCTCAACCGCAACGACGCCTCCCGCAGCTGGGACTCGATCCCCGTGCCGAAGAACAACGGCGTGCTGCCCGAGGAGAAGGCCGGGAAGCAGGGCGGCTGA